The proteins below come from a single Prosthecobacter sp. SYSU 5D2 genomic window:
- the ntrB gene encoding nitrate ABC transporter permease, translating into MHFITRYKLDTVLLPLAAILVCCLLWYSIAGKSVTTVKKDDWGDMVKETKRFGVSKDLPTPAETWTASKLYVVEPFAKRGELDQGILRFTWLSLKLVAQGYFLALIIGTPIGFFLGLSKKFTIAFDPIIQVLRPVSPLAWLPLGMILFSGVQIVDAGGRTTFGASDAAALFTIAICAMWPTVMNTAVGVRAVPQDYLNVAKVLKLSKNKTLWKVLVPSTLPYMFTGFRLSLGIAWLVIVAVEMLTGRPGIGGFLWQQYNANSFAHIILCILTIGVIGYVLDRLMSMIEGRFKTA; encoded by the coding sequence ATGCACTTTATAACTCGCTACAAACTCGACACCGTGCTCCTGCCTCTGGCAGCCATCCTGGTCTGCTGCCTCCTTTGGTACAGCATTGCAGGCAAATCGGTCACCACCGTCAAGAAAGATGACTGGGGTGACATGGTCAAAGAAACCAAACGCTTCGGCGTCTCCAAAGATCTGCCCACTCCGGCGGAGACCTGGACCGCCAGCAAGCTTTATGTCGTGGAGCCCTTCGCCAAGCGTGGCGAGCTGGATCAGGGCATCTTGAGGTTCACCTGGCTGTCGCTCAAACTGGTCGCCCAGGGTTACTTCCTGGCGCTCATCATTGGCACGCCCATTGGGTTCTTCCTGGGTCTGTCCAAGAAGTTCACCATCGCGTTTGACCCGATCATTCAGGTCTTGCGACCCGTCTCGCCGCTGGCCTGGCTGCCATTGGGAATGATCCTCTTCAGCGGGGTACAGATCGTGGACGCAGGTGGCCGCACCACGTTCGGAGCCTCGGATGCCGCCGCGCTCTTCACCATCGCCATCTGCGCCATGTGGCCCACGGTCATGAACACCGCCGTTGGCGTGCGTGCTGTGCCGCAGGATTATCTGAATGTGGCCAAGGTGCTGAAGCTCTCCAAAAACAAGACACTCTGGAAGGTCCTCGTGCCATCCACCCTGCCCTACATGTTTACCGGCTTCCGGCTCAGCCTCGGCATCGCCTGGCTGGTCATCGTTGCTGTGGAAATGCTCACCGGGCGCCCCGGCATCGGCGGCTTCCTTTGGCAGCAATACAATGCCAACAGCTTCGCCCACATCATCCTCTGCATCCTCACCATCGGCGTCATCGGCTACGTGCTGGACCGCCTCATGAGCATGATCGAGGGCCGCTTCAAAACCGCTTAA
- a CDS encoding ABC transporter ATP-binding protein produces the protein MPLIEIKNASKGFGSPGDRSEVLKDINLSVEEGEFVVIVGYSGSGKSTLINLISGLVKPDTGVAMIEGKPITEPGPDRGLVFQNYSLLPWLTVAENISLAVDEVFKDWSKEQRAAHVAKYIGMVKLTPAAHKLPKELSGGMRQRVSVARTLAMNPKVLLMDEPLSALDALTRAQLQDEIAEIWLNNKTTVIWITNDPDEAILVADRVIPLLPTSPATLGESITVDIERPRDRKAINHDPKFKKLRAHLITTLLDAKGKNKVKSSRKLTLPDILPEDLTQANSFQFLNRRGPKRRNEIKHEEVEVTA, from the coding sequence ATGCCGCTCATCGAAATTAAAAACGCTTCCAAAGGCTTCGGTTCCCCAGGGGACCGCAGCGAGGTCCTCAAGGACATCAACCTGTCCGTCGAGGAAGGCGAGTTTGTCGTCATTGTTGGTTATTCCGGGTCAGGAAAAAGCACCTTGATCAACCTCATCTCAGGCCTGGTCAAACCGGACACCGGCGTGGCCATGATTGAAGGCAAGCCCATCACCGAGCCCGGACCCGACCGTGGTCTGGTGTTCCAAAACTACTCCCTTCTTCCCTGGCTGACCGTGGCGGAAAACATCTCCCTCGCCGTGGATGAAGTCTTCAAGGACTGGAGCAAAGAACAGCGTGCTGCCCACGTCGCCAAATACATCGGCATGGTGAAGCTCACCCCTGCAGCCCACAAGCTGCCCAAGGAGCTCTCCGGTGGCATGAGGCAGCGCGTTTCCGTCGCCCGCACCCTGGCCATGAACCCCAAAGTGCTGCTCATGGACGAACCCCTGAGCGCCCTGGATGCACTTACCCGCGCCCAGCTTCAGGACGAGATCGCTGAGATCTGGCTGAACAACAAGACCACCGTCATCTGGATCACCAATGACCCCGATGAAGCCATCCTGGTGGCCGACCGCGTCATCCCCCTCCTGCCTACCTCCCCTGCCACGCTGGGTGAATCCATCACCGTGGACATCGAGCGGCCACGCGACCGCAAGGCCATCAATCACGACCCAAAATTCAAGAAATTGCGCGCCCATCTGATCACCACCCTGCTGGATGCCAAAGGAAAAAACAAAGTGAAGTCCAGCCGCAAGCTGACCCTGCCGGACATCCTGCCCGAAGACCTGACCCAGGCAAACAGCTTCCAATTCCTGAATCGCCGGGGACCGAAGCGCCGCAACGAAATCAAACACGAAGAAGTGGAGGTGACCGCATGA
- a CDS encoding ABC transporter ATP-binding protein yields MSVMNPKMLELDRLWKIYDTPKGPATIVKNFNLKLKEGDFATLIGHSGCGKSTVLMMVAGLSDVSKGNMILAGKEAVGPGPDRGIVFQSPCLLPWMTAFENVMLGVNQVYFTASKAERRQVAEYYLSIVGLAEAMHKLPSELSQGMRQRVGIARAFALQPKMLLLDEPFGMLDSLTRYELQEVLLDLWRRNSITTLMVTHDVDEAIFLSDRVVMMTDGPEAEVGDILNIPFERPRNRKEIMEDPRYYELRERLITFLNDRSHIRPSREPEFQPSPDMAAEMAAHAHTYPFPTAAA; encoded by the coding sequence ATGAGTGTGATGAACCCAAAAATGCTGGAACTGGACCGTCTGTGGAAGATCTACGACACCCCCAAAGGTCCGGCCACCATCGTCAAGAACTTCAATCTGAAGCTCAAGGAAGGCGATTTCGCCACCCTCATCGGGCATAGCGGCTGCGGTAAAAGCACCGTACTCATGATGGTCGCCGGTCTCAGTGACGTCAGCAAAGGCAACATGATTCTCGCAGGCAAAGAAGCCGTCGGCCCTGGCCCGGATCGAGGCATCGTTTTCCAGTCCCCTTGCCTGCTTCCCTGGATGACCGCCTTTGAAAACGTCATGCTTGGCGTGAACCAGGTGTATTTCACCGCCAGCAAGGCCGAGCGCCGCCAGGTGGCCGAGTATTATCTCAGCATCGTCGGTCTCGCCGAGGCCATGCACAAGCTTCCGTCTGAGCTTTCCCAGGGCATGAGACAGCGCGTCGGCATTGCCCGCGCCTTTGCCCTGCAGCCCAAGATGCTGCTGCTGGACGAGCCCTTCGGCATGCTGGATTCCCTCACCCGTTACGAGCTTCAAGAGGTGCTCCTGGACCTGTGGCGGCGCAACAGCATCACCACGCTCATGGTCACCCATGATGTGGATGAGGCCATCTTCCTTTCGGACCGTGTCGTCATGATGACCGACGGCCCCGAGGCCGAAGTGGGGGACATTTTAAACATCCCCTTCGAGCGTCCACGCAACCGCAAGGAGATCATGGAAGACCCGCGCTACTACGAGCTGCGCGAGCGTCTCATCACCTTCCTCAACGACCGCTCACACATCCGCCCCAGCCGTGAGCCGGAGTTCCAGCCATCCCCGGACATGGCTGCCGAAATGGCCGCCCATGCCCACACCTACCCTTTCCCGACAGCCGCCGCTTAG
- a CDS encoding alginate export family protein, whose protein sequence is MKRLALLLATVSMAQAGTPTPPPAAPAPLPPPGYAPITLFDGKITVDIQEKMRAEIRENNFDFNSDVNGPQDASWLLQRFRLGIGYSMTPWLKLYVQGQDVREIGGSRPNEIGVFAAEGDDTFDVLKAYIQAGDLKKGISATVGRQFLSYGDQRLVGPLEWLNQARTFDAVKLRYASDSWALDLFSSSPVVFRDHKWNQSTLLDDDTQLNEVFSGIYLSSKWIPINTTTDFYVFHKRDDGTGAFGPRLGETSFFTFGTLWKGDPKKLGGWDYETEMAFQTGEVNGRDLTAFAGHWGLGYNFNHAWKPRFGLQYNYATGDQDPADGDIETFQNLYPTNHLFYGYMDTTGWLNLHNPQLNFSFTPTPKLKVMLDYHLYWNASNDDAWRRVNGVTAVRPVNAAARDASSFRGQEFDLTAIYKLNPHVAFQAGYSLYVAGDYLSDTGAADNAHFGYVQVQIDF, encoded by the coding sequence ATGAAAAGGCTAGCACTCCTCCTGGCAACGGTCTCCATGGCCCAAGCAGGCACCCCCACCCCACCACCGGCGGCCCCAGCTCCCCTGCCCCCGCCGGGCTACGCACCCATCACCCTCTTCGACGGCAAGATCACCGTCGATATCCAGGAAAAGATGCGTGCTGAGATCCGTGAAAACAACTTTGACTTCAACAGTGACGTCAATGGCCCTCAAGACGCCTCCTGGCTCTTGCAGCGCTTCCGGTTAGGCATTGGCTATAGCATGACTCCCTGGCTCAAACTTTACGTCCAGGGTCAGGATGTGCGTGAGATCGGCGGCAGCCGGCCCAACGAAATCGGCGTCTTTGCAGCCGAAGGTGACGACACCTTTGACGTCCTCAAGGCCTACATCCAGGCCGGGGATCTGAAGAAAGGCATCAGCGCCACCGTTGGCCGCCAGTTCCTCAGCTACGGCGACCAGCGTCTGGTCGGTCCGCTCGAGTGGCTGAATCAGGCCCGCACCTTTGATGCCGTCAAACTCCGCTATGCCTCGGATTCCTGGGCCCTGGATCTCTTCAGTTCCAGCCCCGTGGTTTTCCGGGACCACAAATGGAACCAGTCCACCCTGCTGGATGATGACACGCAGTTGAATGAAGTCTTCAGCGGCATCTATCTCAGCAGCAAGTGGATCCCCATTAACACAACCACGGACTTCTATGTCTTCCATAAGCGTGACGATGGCACCGGTGCCTTTGGCCCACGTCTTGGCGAGACCAGTTTCTTCACCTTCGGCACCCTCTGGAAGGGCGATCCAAAGAAACTTGGCGGCTGGGATTATGAGACCGAAATGGCCTTCCAGACCGGTGAAGTCAATGGCCGCGACCTGACCGCTTTCGCCGGTCACTGGGGCCTTGGTTACAATTTCAATCATGCATGGAAGCCGCGCTTCGGCCTTCAATACAACTATGCCACCGGCGACCAGGATCCCGCAGATGGCGATATCGAAACCTTCCAGAACCTGTATCCCACCAACCATCTGTTCTACGGATACATGGACACCACCGGCTGGCTGAACCTCCACAATCCCCAGCTTAATTTCAGCTTCACTCCCACGCCCAAGCTGAAGGTCATGCTGGACTATCACCTCTACTGGAACGCCAGTAACGATGACGCCTGGCGTCGTGTGAATGGCGTCACCGCCGTCCGCCCGGTGAATGCCGCCGCCCGTGATGCCAGCAGCTTTCGTGGCCAGGAGTTTGACCTCACCGCCATCTACAAGCTGAACCCTCACGTGGCCTTCCAGGCCGGTTACAGCCTCTACGTCGCCGGTGATTACCTGTCCGATACCGGGGCCGCCGACAATGCGCACTTCGGCTACGTCCAGGTGCAGATCGATTTCTAA
- a CDS encoding flavodoxin domain-containing protein translates to MPQVPLIPENAPFTSEQRAWLNGFLAGILSRGESAGSAALTAPVETRPLLIAFGSQSGNAESLAKRLAREATGRGFAARAAGLDSLQPADLVREQNVLLITSTWGEGDMPDNAMSFWDSINQNGSSPALTGVKYSVLALGDKNYGDTFCLAGKKIDARLAELGAMRVVQRVDCDVEFDDLAKTWSSSAFAALESTTPLSLPASSDPIVTAETVEESGYSKKNPFQAPLIANLELNATGSAKDTRHIAFSLAGSGLDYEVGDALGVHVKNCPEVVDSIITAHGFDPQTEVSLPDIGTASLRDAMISHYDVRHLHGVTPGNPGPVTDFVTNLRKLQPRLYSIASSLKAHPEEVHLCVGAVRYEVHGIVHKGVASTFLAERLPLGETTGIFFHVAKHFRLPTDRTKPVIMVGPGTGIAPFRAFLEEREATGSPGKNWLFFGDQRRATDFLYHDQIIEWVQKGVLSRLDTAFSRDQEEKVYVQTRMLTAAAELWQWLEEGAHFYVCGDAKRMAKDVDAALHEIIQTAGGKSADEATAYVADMKKNKRYQRDVY, encoded by the coding sequence ATGCCACAAGTCCCCCTCATCCCAGAAAACGCTCCATTCACGTCTGAACAACGTGCCTGGCTGAACGGATTCCTCGCCGGTATCCTCAGCCGGGGGGAGTCAGCAGGATCTGCGGCATTGACGGCCCCGGTGGAGACACGGCCGCTGCTGATTGCCTTCGGCAGTCAGAGCGGCAATGCAGAAAGTTTGGCCAAGCGGCTGGCCAGGGAAGCGACGGGCCGGGGCTTTGCTGCGCGCGCAGCAGGCCTCGACTCGTTGCAACCGGCCGACCTTGTCCGCGAACAAAATGTGCTTCTCATCACCAGCACCTGGGGTGAAGGCGACATGCCGGACAATGCCATGTCGTTTTGGGACAGCATCAATCAAAACGGCAGCAGCCCCGCCCTCACCGGCGTAAAATACAGCGTACTTGCCCTCGGCGATAAAAATTACGGCGACACCTTCTGTCTCGCCGGCAAAAAAATAGACGCCCGTCTTGCCGAACTTGGTGCCATGCGCGTGGTCCAGCGCGTGGACTGCGACGTGGAGTTTGACGACCTTGCCAAAACCTGGAGCAGCTCCGCCTTCGCCGCCCTGGAAAGCACCACCCCCCTTTCACTGCCCGCCTCTTCAGATCCCATCGTCACTGCTGAAACCGTCGAAGAATCCGGTTACTCCAAAAAGAATCCCTTCCAGGCTCCGCTCATTGCCAACCTGGAGCTCAATGCCACCGGCAGCGCCAAGGATACCCGCCACATCGCATTCTCACTCGCCGGCTCCGGTCTAGATTATGAAGTCGGAGACGCCCTCGGTGTCCATGTCAAAAATTGCCCTGAAGTGGTGGATTCCATCATCACCGCGCACGGCTTTGATCCCCAAACCGAAGTCTCGCTTCCAGACATCGGCACCGCCTCTCTGCGCGATGCCATGATCAGCCATTATGACGTCCGTCACCTGCACGGGGTCACGCCCGGCAATCCTGGACCTGTGACCGATTTCGTCACCAATCTGCGCAAGCTTCAGCCGCGTCTTTACTCCATCGCCTCCAGCCTCAAGGCCCATCCGGAAGAGGTCCATCTCTGCGTTGGAGCCGTCCGTTATGAGGTCCACGGGATCGTTCATAAAGGCGTCGCCAGCACCTTCCTTGCGGAGCGTCTGCCGCTCGGTGAAACCACCGGCATCTTCTTCCACGTCGCCAAGCATTTCCGCCTGCCCACCGACCGCACCAAGCCAGTCATCATGGTCGGCCCCGGCACCGGCATCGCCCCCTTCCGCGCCTTCCTGGAAGAACGCGAAGCCACCGGCTCCCCGGGCAAAAACTGGCTCTTCTTCGGCGACCAACGCCGCGCCACCGACTTCCTCTACCACGATCAGATCATCGAGTGGGTGCAAAAAGGCGTCCTCAGCCGCCTCGATACCGCCTTCTCCCGCGACCAGGAAGAAAAAGTGTACGTCCAGACCCGCATGCTCACCGCCGCCGCCGAGCTGTGGCAATGGCTCGAAGAAGGTGCCCATTTTTATGTCTGCGGCGATGCCAAACGCATGGCCAAAGATGTGGACGCCGCCCTCCACGAAATCATCCAGACCGCTGGTGGCAAAAGCGCCGATGAAGCTACCGCCTACGTCGCCGACATGAAGAAAAATAAGCGCTACCAACGGGATGTGTATTGA
- a CDS encoding NirA family protein, whose translation MTALAAPPSPGKDFSPEQQRYLEGFFAGISAGGVSFGDLSSAPAAKAPISEGPSLDDLTKEERIKRELHPFDAIEQLVMDARWNAKPEPESVFRYKWNGLFWLNPVKDGYMCRLRIPGGVVKSYQLRELASIASDLTTGYIQITTRNNFQIRLIEPKNCPEVLRRIQSCGLHSKGAGADNIRNITMNPCAGYDPHELIDVRPLVNELATLIIASKEFYDLPRKFNIAYDGGGLISAVEDTNDIGASAVRILENGDSIEPGIYFRIALGGVTGHQTFASDWGVIVKPEQLNDVMVALLRVFIKHGDRTNRKKARFKYVVEGMGLEGVLAETEKLLPFKLTRLAPTSPIQEMRSFSQQGHSHVGTYPQKQEGLVYVGASVPVGQLTARQLDRIADLADSYGSGEVRLTVWQNLIIPNVKAAYAATLAKSLRKLGLPCEQSNLKSGFVACTGNRYCKFAATDTKGHAIAIMEYLDKRVKLDRPVNIHFTGCAHSCAQHFMGDIGLLGTKVKSESGEGYHITVGGGFGENRKIGRQIFSGVPFESLGSTLETMLKGYQQKREADESFHSFCNRHTVGQLQEIFCEAV comes from the coding sequence ATGACCGCCCTTGCCGCCCCACCTTCGCCTGGCAAAGACTTTTCGCCGGAGCAACAACGCTACCTCGAAGGATTCTTCGCGGGCATCTCCGCCGGTGGTGTCAGCTTTGGAGATCTGTCCTCCGCCCCCGCCGCCAAGGCCCCCATTTCTGAAGGCCCCTCGCTCGATGACCTCACCAAAGAGGAGCGAATCAAACGCGAACTCCATCCCTTTGATGCCATCGAGCAACTGGTCATGGATGCACGCTGGAATGCCAAGCCCGAACCAGAATCCGTTTTCCGTTACAAATGGAACGGCCTCTTCTGGCTCAATCCCGTCAAGGATGGCTACATGTGCCGGCTGCGCATCCCGGGCGGCGTGGTGAAAAGCTATCAACTCCGCGAACTCGCCTCGATCGCCAGTGACCTAACCACAGGTTATATCCAAATCACTACGCGGAACAATTTTCAAATCCGCCTCATCGAGCCCAAAAACTGCCCCGAGGTTCTGCGACGCATCCAGTCATGCGGCCTGCATTCCAAAGGCGCAGGCGCGGATAACATCCGCAACATCACTATGAATCCCTGTGCGGGTTATGATCCGCATGAGTTGATTGATGTCCGCCCGCTGGTCAATGAACTGGCCACGCTCATCATCGCCTCCAAAGAGTTCTATGACCTGCCTCGCAAGTTCAACATCGCCTACGACGGCGGCGGCTTGATCAGCGCTGTAGAGGATACCAATGACATCGGTGCCAGCGCTGTCCGCATTCTTGAAAACGGCGATAGCATTGAGCCAGGCATCTATTTCCGCATTGCCCTGGGTGGCGTCACCGGCCACCAGACTTTTGCCAGCGACTGGGGCGTCATCGTCAAGCCCGAGCAGCTCAATGATGTCATGGTGGCCCTGCTGCGGGTCTTCATCAAACACGGTGACCGCACCAACCGCAAAAAGGCCCGATTCAAATACGTCGTCGAAGGCATGGGCCTGGAAGGCGTGCTTGCCGAAACGGAGAAACTGCTTCCCTTCAAACTCACCCGCCTTGCCCCCACCTCCCCCATCCAGGAAATGCGGAGCTTCTCCCAGCAAGGCCACTCCCACGTCGGCACCTATCCGCAAAAGCAGGAAGGCCTGGTCTATGTCGGAGCCAGCGTGCCGGTCGGGCAGCTCACCGCCCGGCAGCTTGATCGCATCGCAGATCTTGCCGACAGCTACGGCTCCGGCGAGGTCCGCCTCACCGTGTGGCAGAACCTGATCATCCCGAATGTCAAAGCCGCCTATGCCGCCACCCTGGCCAAATCCCTCCGCAAGCTGGGACTCCCCTGTGAGCAGTCGAATTTGAAAAGCGGTTTCGTCGCCTGCACGGGTAACCGCTATTGCAAATTTGCCGCCACCGACACCAAAGGCCACGCCATCGCCATCATGGAGTATCTGGACAAGCGGGTGAAGCTGGACCGGCCCGTCAACATCCACTTCACCGGCTGCGCCCACAGTTGCGCCCAGCACTTCATGGGGGACATCGGCCTGCTCGGCACCAAGGTGAAATCCGAGTCCGGCGAAGGTTATCACATCACCGTCGGTGGAGGCTTCGGCGAGAACCGCAAAATCGGCCGCCAGATCTTCAGTGGCGTCCCTTTTGAATCCCTGGGCAGCACGCTGGAGACCATGCTGAAAGGCTACCAACAGAAGCGCGAAGCCGACGAATCCTTCCATAGCTTCTGCAACCGCCACACGGTGGGCCAGCTCCAGGAAATCTTCTGTGAAGCCGTCTAA
- a CDS encoding DmsC/YnfH family molybdoenzyme membrane anchor subunit — MLFDLADPVPGSRKAANGSGPHASTTLDALLLENLLEEQQTLRTPVTLFSEAYDQATPATRFSHLIPLTQPQPGEQYSFEVNLDACTGCKACVAACHSLNGLDDHESWRDMGLLVGTRKQPYLQTVTTACHHCADPACAEGCPVLAYDKDPVTGIVRHLDDQCIGCSYCILKCPYDVPKFNLKRGIVRKCDMCQGRLAEGEAPACVQACPNEAIKIVAVKVSDIPRRGSIITGAFDSSYTGPTTRYVSKRSMPDYARAADAGHLERDHAHTPLSWMLVMTQMSAGAFIACAVALWMDALTLHQAGITSAVAFFVGFIGIHLSVLHLGQPLKAWRAFMGWRKSWLSREILAFGGFAGAGSAVMAAWWWGDLQLLKLTVTGTALMGLVAVITSIMVYVDTRRPYWSLHLTAGKFIGTMLLLGTGLAGVVWSWMDLPMMCTAIACTLGFRWLVSLFEMKQNAIALADEKSSWHRSARILEELHPRHLEARRFLLAATGFLFPVMIFGGLHAPVLFTLSVTLTFSSQILERLYFFTASAGSKMPGN; from the coding sequence ATGTTGTTTGATCTTGCCGACCCTGTCCCTGGCAGCCGAAAGGCTGCCAACGGCAGCGGTCCTCATGCATCAACCACCTTGGATGCCCTGCTGCTGGAGAACTTGCTGGAAGAACAGCAGACGTTACGAACCCCCGTCACCCTATTCTCAGAGGCCTACGATCAGGCCACCCCGGCCACTCGCTTCTCCCATCTCATTCCGTTGACCCAACCGCAGCCGGGGGAGCAATATTCCTTTGAGGTCAATCTGGATGCTTGCACCGGTTGCAAGGCCTGCGTGGCCGCCTGCCATTCTCTCAACGGCCTGGATGACCATGAATCCTGGCGCGACATGGGCCTGCTGGTCGGCACACGCAAGCAGCCTTATTTGCAGACCGTCACCACCGCCTGCCATCACTGCGCAGATCCGGCCTGTGCGGAGGGCTGCCCCGTCCTGGCTTATGACAAGGATCCCGTCACCGGCATCGTCCGTCATCTGGATGACCAGTGCATCGGCTGTAGTTACTGCATCCTGAAATGCCCGTATGACGTCCCCAAGTTTAACCTGAAGCGTGGCATCGTCCGCAAGTGCGACATGTGCCAGGGCCGCCTGGCCGAAGGCGAAGCCCCTGCTTGTGTGCAAGCCTGCCCCAATGAAGCCATCAAAATCGTTGCCGTCAAAGTATCAGACATCCCCCGGCGCGGCAGCATCATCACCGGTGCCTTTGACAGCAGCTACACCGGCCCCACCACCCGTTACGTCAGCAAGCGTTCCATGCCCGACTATGCACGCGCTGCTGATGCCGGCCATCTGGAGCGCGACCATGCGCATACCCCGCTCTCCTGGATGCTGGTGATGACGCAGATGAGCGCCGGAGCCTTCATCGCCTGTGCAGTTGCCCTTTGGATGGATGCTCTCACGCTGCACCAGGCCGGCATCACCAGTGCCGTGGCCTTTTTCGTCGGTTTCATCGGCATCCACCTCAGCGTCCTTCATCTCGGCCAGCCGTTGAAAGCCTGGCGCGCTTTCATGGGTTGGAGGAAGTCCTGGCTCTCACGTGAGATCCTGGCCTTCGGTGGCTTCGCAGGTGCGGGCTCCGCCGTCATGGCCGCCTGGTGGTGGGGCGATCTTCAATTGCTGAAGCTCACCGTCACCGGCACCGCCCTCATGGGCCTGGTGGCCGTCATCACCTCCATCATGGTCTATGTGGATACCCGCCGCCCTTACTGGTCGCTCCACCTCACCGCAGGCAAGTTCATCGGCACCATGCTGCTCCTGGGCACCGGTCTGGCAGGTGTCGTCTGGAGCTGGATGGACCTCCCCATGATGTGTACCGCCATTGCCTGCACACTCGGCTTTCGCTGGCTGGTCTCACTGTTTGAGATGAAGCAAAACGCCATAGCCCTGGCGGATGAAAAAAGCTCCTGGCATCGCTCCGCCCGCATCCTGGAGGAGCTCCACCCCAGGCACCTCGAGGCAAGACGCTTCCTGCTTGCTGCAACGGGCTTCCTGTTTCCGGTCATGATTTTTGGAGGCCTTCACGCACCCGTTCTTTTCACCCTCTCCGTCACACTGACCTTCTCAAGCCAGATCCTTGAACGGCTGTATTTTTTCACCGCCTCAGCAGGCTCCAAGATGCCAGGAAACTGA